From the genome of Vulpes lagopus strain Blue_001 chromosome 2, ASM1834538v1, whole genome shotgun sequence, one region includes:
- the PRXL2C gene encoding peroxiredoxin-like 2C, with translation MAEPAPGPVTQQVSGRAVPAAAPSGPERGQPLSAAVAELPVLDASGRRVPFGALFRERRAVVVFVRHFLCYICKEYVEDLAKIPKSFLQEADITLIVIGQSSYHHIEPFCKLTGYSHEIYVDPEREIYKRLGMKRGEGIASSGKSPHIKSNILSGSIRSLCRAVTGPLFDFQGDPAQQGGTLILGPGNNIHFIHRDRNRMDHKPINSVLQLVGVQHVDFTSRPSIIHV, from the exons ATGGCCgagcccgcccccggcccggtcACGCAGCAGGTCAGCGGCCGCGCCGTCCCAGCCGCGGCCCCGAGCGGTCCCGAGCGCGGGCAGCCCCTGTCCGCCGCGGTGGCCGAGCTACCGGTGCTGGACGCCTCCGGGAGGCGGGTGCCGTTCGGCGCGCTGTTCCGGGAGCGTCGGGCGGTGGTGGTGTTCGTGCGG CATTTCCTGTGTTACATTTGCAAGGAATACGTAGAAGATCTGGCCAAAATCCCCAAGAGTTTTTTACAG GAAGCAGATATCACCCTTATAGTAATTGGACAGTCATCCTACCATCATATTGAG CCTTTCTGCAAACTGACTGGGTATTCTCATGAAATCTATGTTGATCCtgagagagaaatttataaaagATTGGGAATGAAAAGAGGTGAAGGAATTGCCTCCTCAG GAAAGAGCCCTCacataaaatcaaatatactCTCAGGAAGCATTCGGAGCCTGTGCAGGGCAGTGACTGGCCCTCTGTTTGATTTTCAAGGAGACCCTGCTCAGCAAGGTGGAACCCTCATCCTAGGTCCAG GTAACAACATCCATTTTATACACCGTGATAGAAATAGAATGGATCACAAACCCATCAACTCTGTTTTACAGCTTGTAGGAGTTCAGCACGTGGACTTCACAAGCAGACCTTCAATTATCCATGTGTGA